The following is a genomic window from bacterium.
CGCTCCCTGGCCGGGCCGTTGACGAACGCGGCCCAGGACCTCCGCTACGACTTGCTCACGTTGGCCGAGGATGAGACGGAGCGCGCCACCGCGCGCGCCAAACAGAAGGCGGGCTTCCTGACTCCGATGCTCTTCTATCTGGCCTGTGCCATTCGTGCACACGATGCAGTGTTCCGGGCGCGGGGCATCGATCCGGGCGCCTTCGTCGTACCGCTGCCTGTGAACATCCGTCCAAAGGGCTCGGAGCACGCGATCTTCAGGACGCGGGTATCGCTGCTTTGGTTTCGGGTGTTGCCGGAGCAGGTCGTGGATCTCGATGGGCTGATCGGAGAGCTCAAGCGGCAACGGGTGGATGCGATCAAGGCGGGACGCATCGAGGCCGGCGTGATCGCGATGGATTACGCACGTTTCGCTCCCATGCGCGTCTACGCGCATATGGCACGGCGCGCGAAGAAGGGCGAGCTGTGCTCGTTCTTCTTCGCATTCACTGGAGAATTTGCCGGCGGGATCGATCGCTTCTTCGGCGCGCCGATCGAGAACGCCTTTCATGCGCCCCCGGTGCCGACATCGCCCGGCAGCAGCGCCGCGATGAGCTTGCGCGGCGGACGCTTGAACGTGAGCCACGTGCAGCAAGCGGGTTTGTTCAGCGATGAGGAGAGGGCGCTCTTCCAGCGAACGCTGCGAGCCGATCTGCTCGGCGAGACATGAGGGAGCGCTATGACGTCGGTGTCATCGGTGGTGGTTCCGCCGGCGTGGCAGCGGCCCTGGCGGCCGCGAGCGGCGGAGCGCGTACGCTGTTGGTCGAAGCCAGCGATCGCCTGGGGGGCAACGCCAGCCTTGCCCTGGTGCATACGATCTGCGGGCTCTACCTGCCAGCAAAGGATGATCTTCCCTATTTCGTTCACGCGGGGTTTCCGCGGAGGTTCTCCCAGAAGCTCTGTCGCAACGGCGTTGCCGGACTTCCGGAGCGCGCGGGCCGGGTCTTCTACCTGCCGATCGATCCGCTTGGTTATGCCCGCAGCCTCTCGGAGGAGGTAGCGGCCGAAGCAGGGTTGGACGTCGCGCACGGCGCCCTCGTCGAGAGCGTCGAGGAAACGGCCGCGGGCTTTCATCTGCAATTCGGCGCGGAGGCCGCGGAGGTGGGTCTGCTCATCGACGCCTCGGGGGACGCGGCGGCTGCATTGCGGCTCGGAGCGGAATGCAGCAACGATCCCGGTGACGGTTTGCAATCTCCTTCCTACATCGTCGCTCTCGAAGAGGTCGAGACGGCTGGCCTCGAGGGTTTTGCACGGCTGCAGCTGAGTACCGCATTGGCGGGAGCCGTACGACACGGTGAGCTCCCGGAGGGCTGCGAGTCCGTCGTCATCCGTCCCGGCCTCACGCCTGGCGAGGCCTACATCACGCTCGGAGTGCCGAAGCTCCCGGATCGTCCCTACGTTCCGCTCGATCCCGGTTACCGAAGTGTGCTCGAAGAGCAGGCCCGCCACGCAGCAGAGACGGTCATCGAGTTCCTGCGGAACACACGGGAGCCATTCGAAAAAGCACGTGTCACGGGCTGGCCCGAGCGCGTCGGCCTTCGAGAGACGCGTCGCCTCCGCACGCGCATCGAGCTGGATGCCGAAGACGTGCTGCAGGGCCGCCGTCGTGAGGACGAGGTTGCGCTCTCGGCCTGGCCGATCGAGATGTGGCGCGATCATCGCCGTGCGCGCTTCCGGCATCCATCCGGCCCCTGTGGTGTTCCCCTCGGTTCTCTCGTGAGCCGAAGTCATGAACGACTCGGCTGCGCGGGCCGGTGCATGGGCGGGAGCCAGGAAGCCCTGGGCGCATTGCGTGTGATCGGTACGGCCCTGGCCACCGGCGAGGCCATCGGTGCGGCCGCGGCGCTGGCGGCCGACGCGGGCAGCACGTTTGCCCAGGTGGATCCGATAGCCGTCAGGGAACGGACCTTCTCCGGAGCAGGGGGACCGAAATGACGGAGTCGGTCCTGGATGCCATTCGGGCGCAAGCGGACGAACACCCGAATGCCGTGGCTTGGATCGCCGATCGGGGGGAGGGTGGATCCGAGGCCCGGTGTTATGCCGAAATGATGCAACGGGTCGACGCGATCACGATCGATCTCGTCGCCGCAGGCATCGGGTCGGGCGAGCGCTGGGGGTTGATCGCGCCCCAGGGCGAGGAATTCATCGAGCAGGCGTTGGCGATTCTCGCCGCGAACGCATGTCTGGTCCCGATTCCCGAAGATACGGCGGGTCCGGCGCTCGAAGCCTTTGCCGAGCGCGCTCGCCTGCACGGCCTGGTGTGTCTCGGGCGGGACGGGAGCCTCGAGATGACGGCCCGAGAAGCACCGGGGGCACTCGATGGGCAGGGCGACGAGGCGTTTCGAGCGCTGCATCCGGCCTATCTGCGCTTCACGTCCGGAACCACCCACCGGCGGAAGGGAGTCATCCTCGGGCACGCAAGGATTCTGGAGCGTCTCGCGGCGGCCAACCGTGGCCTCGGCATCGGGCCGGGAGATCGCATCCTCTGGCTTCTGCCGATGGCCCACCACTTCGTGGTCTCGATCCTTCTCTACCTGCGCTTCGGGGCGACGATCCTGTTGCCGAAGAGTTCCCTGGCGAAGGATGTGCTGGCGTTTGCCGGGCGCGAAGAGGCGACCGTCTTCTACGCCTCTCCCTACCACTACAACCTGATGGCCAAGGATGCAGGCGAACAGCAGATGCGGGATGTCCGCCTGGCGATCTCCACGGCCGAAGGGTTGCGACCCGAAATCGCCGAGCGGTTTCGGGCGCGGTTCGATCTGCCCCTACGCCAGGCTCTTGGCATCATCGAGGTCGGTCTTCCCGTGATCGATCTCGCAGATCCGAAGCCGGGTGCGCTGGGCCGGCCCTTGCCTGACTACGATGTCTGGCTTCGTGTGGATGACGGCGCTGCCCTCGAGGAATCGTCACCCGAGCGCACCGGCGAAATCTGCATCCGCGGTCCGGGCCTCTTCGATGCCTACCTCGAACCGTGGACGCCTTCGGCCAGCGTGCTCGAGCCCGACGGCTTCCGCACCGGGGACCAGGGTTTCTTCGATTCTGAAGGCCGCTTGTACCTGGCCGGCCGGCGAACGAATCGCATCAACATGGCCGGCATGAAATTCTTCAGTGAAGAAGTCGAGGCGGTGCTCGACCGGCTTCCGGGAGTGCGCCGCAGTCGCGTCTCGGCACAGGCCCATCCCCACCTGGGCGAAATTCCCGTGGCGGAGCTCGAACTCGACGAAGGTGCCGACGCGCCGGAGCGCAAGGCTCTGATGGCCCATTGCCGGCAGCATCTCGCGACCTACAAAGTGCCGCGAAAGTTCGACGTCGTGGATGCGCTTCCCTTGACCGCGACAGGCAAACTCGAGCGGATTTCGGATTCACGGGAGGAATAACGAGCCCGATTCCGTCAGGCGGTACCCGTTGTTTCGATCCGGGCAAGGGCCCGGCGCGTGGAGGCGAGGCTCCACCCTTCACGGAGTGCAGACTCCGGAACGAAGGGCGCCTTTCGGATCGCCTCCTCCAGCGGGACCATTGGAAAATGACGATCGCGTAGGTGGTGGATGAAGCGAAGCGTGCGCAGCGCGTCGAATCGCTCGTGGTGGTGGCGGAGGCTCTGCGTGCGTCCGGCTTCGGCTGGACCGAGGGCGCCAAGTTCATCCAGGAGATCATGCAGAAGCGCGGCGTCGACATTGGCGGTGGCGAGGGTTTCGGCTGCGTGTTCGGAGAGGCAGTCGCGAAGGCTCCGGGTGGTTGAAACAAGGGAGCCCAGGGTACGAAGCCAGACCCCCAGCCACGTGAAGATCCGCGGGTCATAGGCGGGGTAGAACTCGTCGGCTTCGATGCGCTCGAGTTCCTTCTTGATCCCGGCGCCGGTACCGAAGGGAACGCGGCTCGAAACGCGGCCGCTCAGGAGCATGGGTTCGCCCCGCAGCGCGCCAACCGGCCCCAGCTTGGCGAGTTTCGCGAGCATGTGAAAATCTTCCGCCGCCTGCCGCTTCGGGAATCCGCGCACCTTTGCATAGGCGAGGGGAGAGAGCGCGAGTGTGCTGC
Proteins encoded in this region:
- a CDS encoding FAD-dependent oxidoreductase, which translates into the protein MRERYDVGVIGGGSAGVAAALAAASGGARTLLVEASDRLGGNASLALVHTICGLYLPAKDDLPYFVHAGFPRRFSQKLCRNGVAGLPERAGRVFYLPIDPLGYARSLSEEVAAEAGLDVAHGALVESVEETAAGFHLQFGAEAAEVGLLIDASGDAAAALRLGAECSNDPGDGLQSPSYIVALEEVETAGLEGFARLQLSTALAGAVRHGELPEGCESVVIRPGLTPGEAYITLGVPKLPDRPYVPLDPGYRSVLEEQARHAAETVIEFLRNTREPFEKARVTGWPERVGLRETRRLRTRIELDAEDVLQGRRREDEVALSAWPIEMWRDHRRARFRHPSGPCGVPLGSLVSRSHERLGCAGRCMGGSQEALGALRVIGTALATGEAIGAAAALAADAGSTFAQVDPIAVRERTFSGAGGPK
- a CDS encoding acyl--CoA ligase encodes the protein MTESVLDAIRAQADEHPNAVAWIADRGEGGSEARCYAEMMQRVDAITIDLVAAGIGSGERWGLIAPQGEEFIEQALAILAANACLVPIPEDTAGPALEAFAERARLHGLVCLGRDGSLEMTAREAPGALDGQGDEAFRALHPAYLRFTSGTTHRRKGVILGHARILERLAAANRGLGIGPGDRILWLLPMAHHFVVSILLYLRFGATILLPKSSLAKDVLAFAGREEATVFYASPYHYNLMAKDAGEQQMRDVRLAISTAEGLRPEIAERFRARFDLPLRQALGIIEVGLPVIDLADPKPGALGRPLPDYDVWLRVDDGAALEESSPERTGEICIRGPGLFDAYLEPWTPSASVLEPDGFRTGDQGFFDSEGRLYLAGRRTNRINMAGMKFFSEEVEAVLDRLPGVRRSRVSAQAHPHLGEIPVAELELDEGADAPERKALMAHCRQHLATYKVPRKFDVVDALPLTATGKLERISDSREE